Below is a genomic region from Rosa chinensis cultivar Old Blush chromosome 5, RchiOBHm-V2, whole genome shotgun sequence.
CCTCCTAGAAGTGGCCAGCTGAAGGTAAATTGTGATGGGGCAGCTAATGTTAATGATAGATGTTTTGGTGGTGGGGCGATTATAAGGGATGAGTTTGGTTCTTTAATTGTGGCTGGTGGGGATAAGTCTCAACACCCAGTGTCCTCCTTGGTGGCTGAATTACTTGCAATTAAGGTTGGCCTGGGTTTGGTGGTAGAACGAAGACTAAGGAATGTAGTGGTGGAGTCTGATTGCTTGGAAGCTATTGATCTACTTCATTCAAAAGAGAGATGTTTGGCTCCTGAAGGCGGACTTGTTGAAGACATTCAAAGTACCATGGCTCTTCTCAATATTACTACCATCTATCATGTTCGACGTGAGGGGAATATGGCTGCTCATGCAATTGCGAATTATGTAGCCCGAAATAATGGGCGTTTAGTTTGGTTAGAGGTTGGGCCTGATTGGCTCATGTCACTTATCGTTAATGATAAGACTTTAGCCGGGTTATCAATTAGGGAGTTGAGTATTTCTTCGACTTCAGATTCCAGGGAGGTTGGAGAGCATACACTGTGTCAACCCCATGGTTGTAATGTTTCTGTTTAAGGAATAAATTCgtttcttcttctcaaaaaaaagaaaagtctgACTGTCTGAGTACCGTGTTTAGCACGTAAGTTTTCTGGCTCCCCCGCATTTTGACTCTCACCACGACTCTGCGTAATTATAGCTAACCACCCACAGTCAGATATACTAGTATACCCCATTTATGGCGTAAATGAACCGGCCCCGTTAAAGTCTAGTCGTTGGGACAACGTTTTCTTGATCATTGAAAAAATCAATGTAGCATATAATATCAGATGGTAATGGCTCTCATTTCTTGATGATGATCGCATCATGTATATGGACAAAGTGGAGCAGCACTCCTCTTGTCTTTAGGTCAACCCCATGTGAAAGCAAATCGTTTCATCCGCTGAACTAGGCACAGAGGGCGTAGCTGTTGTGCTGCTAAACTATAATTTTGGTCAGCAAACAGCAGATATGTGCCACGACAGAGTAACAACCGTCCCTATTCAATTAATAAAAGCCACATACGGTTAATGGGTTTGCCCTTAAGCCAGATCATCTGGTCAAATTTTCCAGTCTATGAGCAACTCCaaacccttaaaaaaaaacaaagaagcaaCCGCTATCATCAACCTCAGCAAAAATGGTCACGTCTCCTCTTCTCTCACTCCTTGTCCTAGTCTCATTTCTGGTCCTAGTCCAACCCTCTCACGGTGGTGGCATAGGCATCTACTGGGGACAAAACGGGAACGAAGGTACCCTAAAACAAACCTGCGCCACCGGAACATACAAGAACGTGAACATAGCCTTCCTCAACGTCTTCGGCGGCGGCCAAATACCACAAATCAACCTAGCAGGCCACTGCAACCCAGTCTCAAATGGTTGCGCAGCCGTCGGCCCCGAAGTCACATTCTGCCAGAGCCTAGGAGTCAAGGTGTTCCTCTCCCTCGGCGGCGGAACCGGAAACTACTCTCTATCTTCTGCTTCTGACGCAAAAGATGTAGCCGATTATCTATGGAACAGTTTCCTGGGGGAAAAAGGAAACGGCAGAGACAAGTCTACTACTACACGTCCCTTCGGCGATGCCGTTTTGGATGGGATAGATTTCATCTTATCAGTTGCAAATCCATATTGGGATGACCTTGCACGTTATCTCAAGGCGTATAGCAATCCAAGAAGAGCTGTGTACTTAGCTGCAGCTCCTCAGTGTCCATTTCCCGATGCGTTCGTCGGCGGTGCGATTAGTACGGGGCTTTTTGATTATGTTTGGGTTCAGTTCTACGACAATCCTCCATGCCAGTATAGCTCAGGAAACACTGGCAATATTTTGAACTCGTGGAATGAATGGACTACGTCTATACAAGCAGGGAAGATATTCTTGGGGTTGCCGGCGGCTCCAGCGGCTGCTGGAAGCGGGTTCATTCCGGCTACGGTGCTGATTTCTGAGATACTTCCGGTGATAAAGAAGTCGTCGAAGTATGGTGGCGTGATGTTGTGGTCAAAGCATGATGATGATCAAAGTGGTTATAGTTCCTTCATTATCAAAAATGTATGGCTTTTAGTTTCTAAATAATGAGGATGAATAAATAAATTGGACGCTCTTAtcattccaatatatatatatatatatatatatatatatatatatatatatatatatatatatatatatatatatgttctatTGATATGAGTAGCTGAAGTCGATCAAGTCTCAATCCATAGCAATGGTTTTCTCAAAATTTGGACTTTTTCTTTGTAAGCTGCAACTACTTGTGTAAGTTCTTACTGCCGAAGCCCTTGTTCCACAGGCACTATTAATACCAGCAAATGGTCCAACTTCAGTAAACCCTTCTGCAGCTCCAGGGGGAAGTCCAGGTAATACTACTACAACTTCAGGAGGAACGTATATTAACAATTATAAGTGATTTTATTTAAAGTGTAAAAATGTTGTAAAAGACACTCTTCTATCAAGCGGCTAGAGCAACAATTCTGTCCGACTAAATACAAAATTTGTGAAGTGTATAATTTAGGAGGTAAAGagtattttggattttttcatGTGCAAAACAGGGGTTTTTAGGATTTTGGGTTATGAGATTCTATGTTTCTAGTTTGATTAGTGAGAAGGTCGTGCCTCGTGGGCAAGACCACCCCACTGAAGATTTTCCTATGTGATATATGCATATTTTTCATACATATTTTTCAGTTATTATTTACCAGTTGTAAGAGGTCATGTTACCAATTTGACAATTCATGTCGGAATTAAAAAAATCCTTGTTAACATAAATAAGTTCCTTATTGGAGAAATAATTAATAGATTCTGGTTTGTGTAGTCGAGTCCTAAAAGTGATTGTAGTGTGCTGCATGTAGAATGTTACTTCAATATTTAATTGTCTTCCACACAACAAGAGATGTTTCTATCCTAGCTGCTAATTACCCCTGCGGAATTTATTGAGTCCTGAACTATATCCAACTCATTTGATTTGACCAAATTTGATAACTCAATCATAGAATGCTTTGAACAGTGAAgaacatttctcatttttgcagGAAAGAAGCAGAGTAATAAAGCTCGGACTATAATCGTTATTGTAGTGGCAATTGTTGTTTCTCTGGTATTGGTTATACTTACATGCATTTGTATTTACGTGAGAATCAGGAAGACGAAGAAAAACCTTGAAGGTAAATTGAGATTAGTTTGTTTTACTTCcaaaccacccccccccccccgcgaaACAAAGTGAACTATTGAATTAGAAGAGCTATAGTTGACACATAAATGAGATATAATGTGAAATGAACTTAACTGattcttgtttaattgtttcTCATAGGCTCATCCGAAGTGAGAATTGCAGAAACATATGGCCTGCAAGTCCCCTTTCGGTCTATTAGAGATGCAACGAATGACTTTTCTGAATCAAACAAGCTCGGACGGGGTGGATTTGGTGTTGTTTACAGAGTAATACAATATCAGTTTATTAAAATTAATGTCATTCGATCTATGGGGCTCAAAAATTATGATAAGTTAAATACTTAAAGTTCAAATACTCTTGAATGCAGGGCAGGCTTTGGGACAAAATAGATGTAGCAGTGAAAAGGCTTTCTAGAGATTCTTCACAAGGAGATATAGAATTCAAAAATGAGGTTGAACTCGTGGCCAAACTTCAGCACCGGAATTTAGTTAGGCTCCTTGGTTTCTGCCTGGAACGAAGCGAAAGAATTCTTATCTATGAGTTTGTTCCAAACGCAAGTCTCGATCATTTCATATTTGGTATGGTTGGAAACTTGGAATTTCTACTATTtcaaagtgaaaaataaaagttcaGTTACGTTCATGACATGCTTCCAAAGAGCGGAATGCAAGAAAAATCATTAGTCATTATAGAACTTCATTTTTGAATGAATGTGCAGATCCAATCAAGCGCGAACAGTTGGATTGGGATATTCGCTACAAGATCATAATAGGCATTGGGCGGGGACTCCTTTACCTTCATGAAGATTCCCGTCTAAAAATTATCCATCGTGATCTAAAAGCTAGTAACATTCTGTTAGATGCAGAAATGAACCCCAAAATTGCAGATTTCGGATTGGCAAGATTATTTGATACGGATCAAACACAAGGTGAAACTAATCGAATTGTGGGGACCTAGTAAGTTCTAGACCATAATATAATTGTGTTATGCATGGTAATATAGTAATAAATTTATTAGTATGCTAGACAAGTAGACGGTACAAGTAACATTACAAACAATAGGATTATTTGATGAGCACTGTATACCATAACCACTAATTTTTAATCCTCACTAACTGCAGTCGACCTTTTTGTTGTTGATATGCAGTGGATATATGGCTCCAGAGTATGTAATGCGTGGACACTTTTCGGTGAAGTCCGATGTTTACAGTTTTGGTGTGCTGGTTTTGGAGATAATAACCGGACAGAAAAATAGTTCTTTTCGGCATGAAGAAAGTGCAGAGGTTCTTCTAAGCTACGTAAGTATCACGAAAAAAGTTGGGCTACATTTAAATCTTAGTAGTATGACTATTTATCGCAAGTGGttgcaaagaaaagaaagaaaatatgacTAGCATAATTGTCTCTGATTCTGTTTTTCTGCACTGATTATATCTCAATGTTAAATTATATATGCAGGCCTGGAATAGTTGGAGGGAGGGGACAGCCTTAAACTTAATAGATCCCATGCTAAGAAGTGGTTTTTCAGGACCTGAAATAATGAGATCCATTCACATTGCATTGTTGTGTGTGCAACAAAATGTAGCTGCTAGGCCAACCATGGCTGCAGTTAACCACATGTACAGCAACAATTCTCTCAATCTCCCAGCACCCTCACAACCAGCATTCTTTATGCCTGGGGGCATTGGATCCTCATCCAACACATCGTCGGGAGGGGAGAACAAATCCAGAAACTTGATCCAAATTTCAGCACAGGATATGGATATGATTACGGAGCTATATCCTCGCTAGGTTTCGATGCAAGGATGGGATACCTGCACGTACAGAATTTTGTAAGGACTCGTTTGTTCATAGCAGTTCATAATAGGTACTCCTTTGTTGGTGTTTAATAAACATGCATGATCTGTCAGCCCAATATCTATAGGTGGCCCAAGGGTACAGCTTATGCTAGGGCTCTACTGTATTAGACATTGTATTCCTCAATGGGAGGCCCCTGAGATTATTTCATTGTGTCACTCatctctatgtggatgacatttTGGTGGAAGGAGGACAGCTTTTAAGATTCTTCAGTCAGGTTTCTTTTGGCCTACTTTGTTTCGAGATTGTCATTCTTTTGTACTTcaatgtgatagatgccaaaggaCCGGGAATATATCCTCCAAGGACCAAATGCCTCTCATTAACATTATGGAGGTTGAGATTTTTGATTGTTGGGGCATAGACTTTATGGGACCGTTTCCAAAATCTCATGGGAATGAGTATATCCTAGTCGCGGTTGATTATGTTTCGAAGTGGGTTGAAGGCAAGGCCACAAGGAAGAATGATTCTAAGGTAGTCACCAAGTTCTTGAAAGAGCATATTTTCTCTCGATTCGGGACTCCTAGGATTattattagtgatggtggtaCACATTTTATCAACTGGACTTTTGATGCTTTATTGAGGAAATATGGGGTAAAGCATAAGGTTGCCACACTTTACCACCCTCAAACCTCCGGTCAAGTGGAGGTGTCAAATAGGGAGATTAAGAGAATTTTGGAAAAGATGGTCAACTCTTCTAGAAAGGATTGGGCTATTAAACTTGatgatgctttgtgggcctaccgGACCGCATATAAGACTCTTATTGGCATGTCTCCTTTCCGCTTGTGCTATGGAAAGAATTGTCACCTTCCGGTCGAGCTTGAGCACAAAGCTATGTGGGCTattaaatttttgaattttgacttgGAAGCAAGTGGTGAGAAGCGGAAACTTGATCTTTGTGAGTTGGAGGAGATCCGAGAAGAAGCATATGAGAATGCCAAATTGTTTAAGGAGAAGACCAAGGTGATACATGATCGGAAATTGGTGAAGAAGACATTTCTTCCTAAGCAAAAGGTTCTCCTATACAATTCTAGGCTCAAGTTATTTTCCGGAAAGTTGAGATCTAGATGGAGTGGACCTTTTGAGGTAGTTGAAGTTTTCCCTCATGGTGCAATCACAATCAAGAATCTTCATGGGGGggagcccttcaaggtaaatgggcatcgATTGAAACCTTACTTGGACACCACATTTGACACTCAAGCGGAGGAGGTCACCCTCCAAGATGTCCCTTGACTCATCCTTGACATATGGaccggcaatgaagtccttaaacaaagcgctcgctagggaggcaaccctagcattacttgtgatgttctttcttgttcattttgcatcaataaggctatttagCCATTTTTTGGGAGGTTGGGAGGTGCTTGGAGTGTGGAGAATAAGGAGATATTTTGAGCTACAATTCTTGTGTGGAGGTCATGGAGGATGATTTTGGGTTGTGAGTTGATGGGATGAAGACCACGAACTTAGTGGAGGACCCTTGTCCTTATTTCTTGATGGGCAATTTGTGATGCATTGCTCTTGGACACTACACATTTCTCAATGGAGTTGATATTTTCATGAGTACCTAGAGCTGTTATGGAGCATATGTGAAGGAAGTCAAGACCTTGcaccttgaggttggtgtctcatattagtcttctccgaaggtcgtgagcaatggagtGGTCGAAaaagggggttttccgtaacttttctccgcatttagattttcattttcatagttaatttttgtgccTTCGCTcgaacttcactctcatgcctaaatccgacacggattttagctttcgagctcactttacaacattgaggacaatgttggttttaagtgtcgAGGTGAGGGCTCGGGTGCCCTATTTTCatcacttaaaaaaaattaaaattagattagctttatgtaattatattttagtggttaatgccttttccaaccccaatgacgagccatggacttaacttgttgtgattgtgaatagactaagcatgatctaggactttgaatttgttttgtgattaagtgtatatatatatgatctatgcttgactatatgtgtgcacatagcctaaggttaggttggttcatcataattagagaagcatatagatgatttgattgacttgcatacccttatttgtgagcttttgtgcctatatctatagtgtatgcatcgttcattcactttttctttcatgtgtgtacaatttcatgacattgcgtatctagaacttgcttgagacctctcgaggctacttttagcttgcgacatgatagaaaggatagaggcattaggactatataccaccatggccaaagaagcatgtgcccaaaaatatttaccactaaattaccactttgagcctatttatataatttagcctttttgttcattaccaccacaaattcctacctagcctatacacttttatcctacccttccatggtagttggtgaagcgattcgagagaatgactttatgtttgagtgcttcaaaagaaagaaaaagtcaaaagtgtgagtttacaaaagaataagtgcgggggtgagtgattttctatagaaaagaaagtttcgaaagaattccaaaaaaaaaaaagaggttaaaaaaaaaaagagaatagaaaaagaaaaaggtgattgaaaaaaaaaaagtgttggaaaaaaaaaaaaagctagtattatttttgtttatagtatagtgtagtgtgggttgtacatcgggattagagtgagtgagttagcatttgaaagcaaaagtcgtatatctctacaagagagagttgcttcgcCAATTTCCATGGATTTTGtctttccttatccttcatttctattagccacttgcCTTTAGCCCcaaaagacctcttgatcttgaatgttgtgggctacctagcggagatgagatcgaaaagtaagcatatggcggcgcgtgttgtgaaattgtttttgagtgaaacatttataacccctaaacacttgagcggtaatatttagtgaacctttgtgagtttagtgggttatgtcGGGTCTTCTATATGCCTGTTTGATTTGAGTGAAACATttatagcccctaaacacttgagcggtaatatttagtgaacctttgtgagtttagtgggttatgtcgggtcttctatatgcctgtttgattatggtggattgatttgacacgtggtcaacacatgcatatacttgagcatttttcacatgtgcatcttaattgccttacaaattcattATTCCTACGTTATGCTTTGTCGACCTCATGATCatttacataattagttctccaagtgttatggttggaaaggctaatactacaCTATCTTGATGTTTGTGAGTTTGTAGATTTTCAGATTTTGTCTCATTTAGTTTTcttggggacaagcaaagttcaagtgtgggggtgcgATTACAAGCATttttatgcgtgtaattatatctaaaacactagaattaagttaatgctcaagtcaattattatgtaattaattcattttgatttattttgtagtaaataagcggagcTGTGAATTTCGGAATAAGTGGTGCAAAAATGGAACAatttggagtttccgacaaaaaaagaagacaaaatagccaatgcgggtcaaccgtagtcaaaGCAGCAAGAGAGCGAGATTCAAGTGCGTCTGATAATATGTGCGGAAGTGCATGGAAAAAAAGTGAAAAGTTTTAGCGAAAAGAACGCATGCTTATTAATTAGGCTAATTAATCAAATGATTGATTAACTTGATTAATCAAGGAATGGTGCAGCACGTGTGCACCTAGCTTTTCATTCTCTTCCACTCAGATTATACTGTGCACGTGCAGCCCTCCCCCCTCTAATCCATTAGCCACTTGACACGTGGCCTTCACTTAATTAACCATTAGaacccattctctctctctctctcgcacagTAGCCATATATATTCAATCAAACCCTTTCTCTATCTATCAGAACAGGCCGCGGCACACCCCATTCTCTCACCTCTGAACCTCAATTTCGCCACACACCAAAATCCCATCAGATCCCTCTCTTCTCTTCCCTCTTCACCAAAACCTCACCTCACCACAATTCCTTCCTTCTCATATTTTCTTCccacctcaccaagattcacACTTCCTCACTAAGATCCACTTCACCTCACTAAGATttcatcttctcatcaattccacaaatttcaaaggggaagcccaagcatcaagaacttcatcaccattaaatttgggtaaaagtgtggagccataaatcaagactagccataattgctttatagcaatttgtggcttgttcttgttactcctacttctcttcactttgttcctccttaaattttgtatattgatgtttgtttaatgatgtgtagtgagtagatttgttgttgggggctagggttgtgtgccctagtccaaatcttgtgtaaaatatgcttattttaatgtaatgatgcaattttcatatgatggatgcttatatctatttttgttgggttaaaatgcatgtctaggagcctagtcaactctagggtgtgtattttgagcatgtctaggatggagttagaggcttgaccccctctaattccaaagctagaaaccttcaatttcgtattcgaggggttataagcatggtgatttacacctgtTGCGTGAATGcacgggcgggtcgcttagtagtctaattcttctatctttaggcctcttgatgtgaattagagacccttgaaccggctctaattcatgacaagtgagttcctacgactcttgaaccggagtaggaataccatgaaagggaatttcggtccttgagccttgaaccgccttggatacgactaccgccaaagtaggaaatttgcatctacattagattagtttccgacacatgagatttgggtgaaggaacctccctagcacccgacattcccattatattgttcatacttttctagtttaatttccttgcatttttattattcgctttacattttattactttttgttaagttcaaatccattctcaaacattaaatccatcgactcatttgtgtatacccatcttgaggctacaagttagtggctttgaataggcttggtgtgagctaagccgagcattgccaaggcttggtgccttgattgtttatagtcttattttactttttatttttcttgtgtgcttttagtatcctaccgcaaattatcttggttaggtccaacacctaatccccgaggtacgataaactaaggtccaattatttcccttacttgacaacgattcgtacgcttgcgaagagtttatgaaccaagtcagCAGTGCACTGGCTACAAAGTTTGGTAATCCagaattattcaaggaaagaaCAAAGCGAGTAAGGACTGAGTAGACTACTAAGGCAAGGCAGTAGGTTGAACTAGATGGAatgacatgtatatatatagttcCTCAATGTGCATCGACTTGTTTAGCTCTCTGTTTTAACAAGCAGGAATTCCATCGCTTCTAGTGATTGAAGTTCTATTTGATTTTGTTTGACTTGTTAGTAATATTGAAGGTTAACTTAAAAGATTTTTTGGCCTTAGTTTAGCATATGGAAAGTTTAAGGTCTACTCGATCTCCTTAAGTAAAGGTCTTGATATGTTTTGTTTGTATTCAAGTAAAGGACCTGATTCAAAACCTTAATTCATTTCCCAATTCTGTTACAAATGATGAGACAATGATGGTCTTGTTTATCTGTAACTGCTATGCTAGTTGCCTGATTGTATCATAGAAATCTAGGTGGACGAGTTTGGCGCCACCTAAATTTCTCTTTTTGGGATTGAAGAACTATCTGCATAGGGTAGGGCATTGGAATTTGTCTGTGCCACTTTGATCACTGTAATCACAGGAAGAGTACATATATGCCTCCCTAAGAGCTCTGGGAgattctttttctgttttttttttttttttaatcaatgatTTGAACAGGAAGTACGAACAAACTGTACCAGAGCCAGCTGACCTGTCTGGATTGTGAGTTGAGAAATGTACTAGGTTAGATGCTCTCCAATCATATGGGGGACATTTTCTTTTAGAGCTTTGATGAACCAGAGAGTACCTCAAGTAATAATAATGATAAATTTACAAGGGAATTGTTATGCTAGAGTTGCACCCTATCCAGGTGCTAAGGATTAAGCCGTGCTCGTGAATTGTGACCACAAAAAATGGAAGCAACTCCACCAAAGCGTAGAAGCATGCCTGCCCTGATCGAGCCGTCCATATCTTTGATGTTGTGGAGTAGTATGCAAGCATGTGCATGgagtagaaaataagaattcgGTGTTTGTTTGTTATGCTTCAATACTATTCATCTCCAAAAAtaggaggtatataaagagatACAAGAGTAGTCCTAATAGAAAAAGATCTCATACAATTATATAGAAAACGTAATCTACatctacaaggaaagtaaatatttacaga
It encodes:
- the LOC112202595 gene encoding cysteine-rich receptor-like protein kinase 15 yields the protein MVTSPLLSLLVLVSFLVLVQPSHGGGIGIYWGQNGNEGTLKQTCATGTYKNVNIAFLNVFGGGQIPQINLAGHCNPVSNGCAAVGPEVTFCQSLGVKVFLSLGGGTGNYSLSSASDAKDVADYLWNSFLGEKGNGRDKSTTTRPFGDAVLDGIDFILSVANPYWDDLARYLKAYSNPRRAVYLAAAPQCPFPDAFVGGAISTGLFDYVWVQFYDNPPCQYSSGNTGNILNSWNEWTTSIQAGKIFLGLPAAPAAAGSGFIPATVLISEILPVIKKSSKYGGVMLWSKHDDDQSGYSSFIIKNALLIPANGPTSVNPSAAPGGSPGKKQSNKARTIIVIVVAIVVSLVLVILTCICIYVRIRKTKKNLEGSSEVRIAETYGLQVPFRSIRDATNDFSESNKLGRGGFGVVYRGRLWDKIDVAVKRLSRDSSQGDIEFKNEVELVAKLQHRNLVRLLGFCLERSERILIYEFVPNASLDHFIFDPIKREQLDWDIRYKIIIGIGRGLLYLHEDSRLKIIHRDLKASNILLDAEMNPKIADFGLARLFDTDQTQGETNRIVGTYGYMAPEYVMRGHFSVKSDVYSFGVLVLEIITGQKNSSFRHEESAEVLLSYAWNSWREGTALNLIDPMLRSGFSGPEIMRSIHIALLCVQQNVAARPTMAAVNHMYSNNSLNLPAPSQPAFFMPGGIGSSSNTSSGGENKSRNLIQISAQDMDMITELYPR